ATTCCCTAACAAAAACCTTACATTAGCTTCGCCAAAGAAATACCAGCCGATAATCGTAGAAAAGGCAAAAAACAGAAGACACAGGGCGACAAAGGGATTGCCAAACGCACCTAAGGCGGCGTTAAAGGCACTCTGGGTCAAGGCTATTCCGGTGGTCTCTCCGTCCATAACTCCGGTAGACAATATGACTAAAGCGGTGAGGGTAACGATAATAAAAGTCATAAAGACCCCCATTATCGCCACAAAACCCTGCTGCACAGGGTGGTCTACCTTAGCAACGGCGTGAGCATGAGGGGTCGAGCCCATGCCTGCCTCGTTGGAGAAAAGCCCTCTGGCCACTCCGTAGCGGACCGCCTCTTTGACCCCTACCCCGATAAGACCACCGGTAGCGGCCTTAGGATCGAAGGCCCCAACGAAGATCATCTTAAGGGACGGGATAACCTCCACCCAGTTCATCACCAGTATGTAGGCCGCTCCCAATACATACATAAGAGCCATAATAGGGACTATCTTCTCCGTACAGGATGCCACCCGAGCGACACCTCCGAAGAAAATCGACGCACCTAGAGCGGCCACGGCAACTCCTACAAACAGCGTGGGGAAGCCAAAAGCACTGCTAAAAGCGTCGGCTATAGAGTTGGCCTGAACCATGTTTCCGATAAACCCTAAGGCCATAATTATGGTTACGGCGAAAACCCCAGCCAGCCATTGACTCCCTAGACCATCTCTTATGTAGTAAGCGGGGCCTCCGGTTATCTGCCCCTGTTCATCTCTGACCTTGTAGGATTGAGCCAGGACCGCCTCGGCGAAGATGGTTCCCATACCAAAAAATGCGGCCAACCACATCCAGAAGATAGCCCCAGGACCGCCGGAGGCTATGGCGGTAGCGGCACCGGCCAAATTTCCAGTCCCTACCTGGGCTGCTATGGCGGTGGCCAGGGACTGAAAAGAGGTCATTCCGTCTTTGCCTGCTTTTTCTCCGCTGAGTGAAAAGCCCCCAAAGGTCTGAGAGCATACCGCCTTGAACTTACGGAGCTGAACAAACCTGAGCTTCAGAGAGAAATACAATCCTGTACCGCACAGAAGAAAAATCAGAAGATATCCCCACAAAAACTCGTTAACGCTTTCGACAAAAAAATAAAACTGATCCAAGACAAAACCCTCCAAAGCACACTAATCTCTACACCTTTCACTTAAAGACAAAACCCCACAAAAAAGCACAAAATCAAGATAAAGAGGATCCCATGAAAAGGGGATAAATAAACAGGACAGGTTATGATCGGGTTTTTTCGGGAGAGCACGGACTACACTGAGGTAGGAAAGGACGAATTACGTACAAAAACTAGAGATAGCACCTCCTTATCATCGAAACTATTCCTGACAGAATTAGATTCTACACTAAAAAAAGCCCTGCTGGAACTTAGAATGAACTACAAAACTAGGTCATTTATTCTTTGTTTTTTAAAAAAACAAATTTTATATTTTTATCTATTTTTAGCACTGTTTTAAAGCGATAAAAAGAGAGGACAAAAGGGAAACCCCTTCTGCCCTCTCGAAATCCCATCGGTAAAAATTGAATAGTTTAAATTATATTTTTAACTTTAAGATTATCCTTCGCCTTCGCCCCTATGGTATCATTTACAGACGACACGGAGAGGAGCGATAGCGATGAGAATGGTGGTAATGTGGCTGTCAATAACGACGCTGGTGCTTTACGGCTACGCCTTAGCGGGGATGGGAGGCTATCTGCTGGGACGAGGAAGGATAGACTATATTGTTCTAGGGCTTCTTGGAGGCTCGGCCACAGCGGCGACAGCCTTATGGCTTTGGAGGAAAAATATTCACCACTATTTCCCGCCAGAGCAGGATAAATAGCGTCTCACAGAGCGAGATAGCGACTCCACAGCTAGAGGTATAGATGTGCAATCTATATCCGACACCGATAGCCTCACCGCCTCGACAGGAGATCCATCGAGGGAAAACGACCTTCCAGGGGACAGTGAAAGTCCATCTTTAAGGGCCACCTCGGCCACCTGCTCTCCCTCAAGCCCGGGGGTGGAGAGCCAAAGGTATATACCTCCCTGAGGCATCAAATAACGCCAAGGTAGGCCCTTTTTGCCCAACTCGGAGGAAAGCCTTTTCATCCTACAAGCCATCTCCAACCGAACCCTCTCCAGAGCTAGCTCCAACCCCCCGGAGGATATGAATCTCCGGGCTATGCACTGGACCAAAGAGGACGCCGGACCTCCTCTTTGACCTAAAGAGGATAAAAAAGGTTCCCTCGCTTTAGAGGGGACCATCGAATATCCCAGTCTCATTCCGGGAAACAGGGCCTGGCTAAAGGACCCCAGATATATCAATCTCTCCCCATCGTCCATTGACCTCATCGCGGGAATGCTCGTCTGACCGTATCGAAGCTCTCCGTAGGCGTCGTCCTCCACTATCCACAGCCCTTTTTTATGGGATAGGTCTAGGATAGCCTCTCTTTTGGCAAGATCTATCGTCATACCGGTGGGGTTTGCGAAACTGGGAACCAAGTAAACCGCACTATCCTCCAGCGAATTCTCCATTAGGGCCATAAGGTGGTCGTGATCGTCGAAGGGAACTACCTTCAATCCCTCCGCCTGGGCGAGACTCCACGCAGCAGGGTAGTTCAACCTATCCATAAGGAGAGAGGAAACCCCTATTCCTCTCAGAAAAGCAAAAGACACCACTAGACCTTGTCTACCTCCGGATGTCACTATCACGTCCCGCCAATCCCCCGGTATACCTCTCGACGCAC
The uncultured Dethiosulfovibrio sp. genome window above contains:
- a CDS encoding sodium:alanine symporter family protein, coding for MDQFYFFVESVNEFLWGYLLIFLLCGTGLYFSLKLRFVQLRKFKAVCSQTFGGFSLSGEKAGKDGMTSFQSLATAIAAQVGTGNLAGAATAIASGGPGAIFWMWLAAFFGMGTIFAEAVLAQSYKVRDEQGQITGGPAYYIRDGLGSQWLAGVFAVTIIMALGFIGNMVQANSIADAFSSAFGFPTLFVGVAVAALGASIFFGGVARVASCTEKIVPIMALMYVLGAAYILVMNWVEVIPSLKMIFVGAFDPKAATGGLIGVGVKEAVRYGVARGLFSNEAGMGSTPHAHAVAKVDHPVQQGFVAIMGVFMTFIIVTLTALVILSTGVMDGETTGIALTQSAFNAALGAFGNPFVALCLLFFAFSTIIGWYFFGEANVRFLLGNKGLMPYRLMVMCFIVMGSALKVDLVWQLADLFNGLMVLPNLVALIALAKLVSRSLEDYENDGTSKSR
- a CDS encoding PLP-dependent aminotransferase family protein; the protein is MIEIPLRRNCPTPLYRQLADHLERMILLGALSPGERLPGSRSFAQSLGVSRMTVVEAYRSLEERSIVVQRGRSGAFVSGVFDVSQDVHDIASPLWSMEGEFPSSYLVPAAELSRIARDVLFREGAEALRDSSLAGLEGLRHSLVLHSASRGIPGDWRDVIVTSGGRQGLVVSFAFLRGIGVSSLLMDRLNYPAAWSLAQAEGLKVVPFDDHDHLMALMENSLEDSAVYLVPSFANPTGMTIDLAKREAILDLSHKKGLWIVEDDAYGELRYGQTSIPAMRSMDDGERLIYLGSFSQALFPGMRLGYSMVPSKAREPFLSSLGQRGGPASSLVQCIARRFISSGGLELALERVRLEMACRMKRLSSELGKKGLPWRYLMPQGGIYLWLSTPGLEGEQVAEVALKDGLSLSPGRSFSLDGSPVEAVRLSVSDIDCTSIPLAVESLSRSVRRYLSCSGGK